The Setaria italica strain Yugu1 chromosome IX, Setaria_italica_v2.0, whole genome shotgun sequence genome has a window encoding:
- the LOC101764848 gene encoding auxin-responsive protein IAA14 → MEMIDAELRLGPPGGDVTVVQPTARKPAAGKRSSSAVKSEASGTGGHDDDAAPASKVQVVGWPPVRAYRKNAFHAAAEAAASVRRTKGGEQGGLYVKVSMDGAPYLRKVDLRTYGGYRELRDALDALFGCFSSSSPDAGCQFAVAYEDKDGDLMLAGDVPWDMFICSCKKLRIMRSSEAR, encoded by the exons ATGGAGATGATCGACGCGGAGCTGCGTCTTGGCCCGCCCGGCGGCGACGTCACGGTCGTGCAGCCGACGGCGaggaagccggcggcggggaaacGGTCGTCGTCGGCGGTGAAGAGCGAGGCCTCCGGGACGGGTGGCCATGACGACGACGCCGCACCGGCCTCCAA GGTGCAGGTGGTGGGGTGGCCGCCGGTGAGGGCGTACCGGAAGAACGCGTTccacgccgcggcggaggcggcggcttcggTGAGGAGGACGAAGGGCGGCGAGCAGGGAGGCCTTTACGTGAAGGTGAGCATGGATGGAGCGCCCTACCTCCGGAAGGTGGACCTGCGGACCTACGGCGGGTACAGGGAGCTGAGGGACGCGCTGGACGCGCTCTTCggctgcttctcctcctcctcgcccgatGCTGGCTGCCAGTTCGCCGTCGCCTACGAGGACAAGGACGGCGACCTCATGCTCGCCGGCGACGTGCCATGGGA TATGTTCATCTGTTCCTGCAAGAAGCTGAGGATCATGAGGAGCTCCGAAGCAAGATGA